From Macaca mulatta isolate MMU2019108-1 chromosome 1, T2T-MMU8v2.0, whole genome shotgun sequence, the proteins below share one genomic window:
- the PYCR2 gene encoding pyrroline-5-carboxylate reductase 2 isoform X1 has product MGVNLTRSNKETVKHSDVLFLAVKPHIIPFILDEIGADVQARHIVVSCAAGVTISSVEKKLMAFQPAPKVIRCMTNTPVVVREGATVYAMGTHALVEDGQLLEQLMSSVGFCTEVEEDLIDAVTGLSGSGPAYAFMALDALADGGVKMGLPRRLAVRLGAQALLGAAKMLLDSEQHPCQLKDNVCSPGGATIHALHFLESGGFRSLLINAVEASCIRTRELQSMADQEKISPAALKKTLLDRVKLESPTVSTLTPSSPGKLLTRSLALGGKKD; this is encoded by the exons ATGGGTGTGAACCTGACACGCAGCAACAAGGAGACAGTGAAGCACAGCGACGTCCTGTTTCTGGCCGTGAAGCCACATATCATCCCCTTCATTCTGGATGAGATTGGGGCCGATGTACAAGCCAGACACATCGTGGTCTCCTGTGCGGCTGGTGTCACCATCAGCTCTGTGGAGAAG AAGCTGATGGCGTTCCAGCCAGCCCCCAAAGTGATTCGCTGCATGACCAACACACCTGTGGTAGTGCGGGAAGGCGCTACAGTGTACGCCATGGGCACCCATGCTCTGGTGGAGGATGGGCAGCTCCTGGAGCAACTCATGAGCAGCGTGGGCTTCTGCACTGAGGTGGAAGAGGACCTCATCGATGCCGTCACGGGGCTCAGTGGCAGCGGGCCTGCCTAT GCATTCATGGCTCTGGATGCATTGGCTGATGGTGGGGTGAAGATGGGTTTGCCACGGCGCCTGGCAGTCCGACTCGGGGCCCAGGCCTTGCTG GGAGCTGCCAAGATGCTGCTGGACTCAGAGCAGCATCCATGCCAGCTCAAGGACAATGTCTGCTCCCCTGGGGGAGCCACCATCCACGCCCTGCACTTTCTGGAGAGTGGGGGCTTCCGCTCTCTGCTCATCAATGCAGTTGAGGCCTCCTGTATCCGAACACG AGAGCTACAGTCCATGGCCGACCAAGAAAAGATCTCCCCAGCTGCCCTTAAGAAGACGCTCCTAGACAGAGTGAAGCTGGAATCCCCCACAGTCTCCACACTGACCCCCTCCAGCCCAGGGAAGCTCCTTACAAGAAGCCTGGCCCTGGGTGGCAAGAAGGACTAA
- the PYCR2 gene encoding pyrroline-5-carboxylate reductase 2 encodes MSVGIIGAGQLAYALARGFTAAGIVSAHKIIASSPEMNLPTVSALRKMGVNLTRSNKETVKHSDVLFLAVKPHIIPFILDEIGADVQARHIVVSCAAGVTISSVEKKLMAFQPAPKVIRCMTNTPVVVREGATVYAMGTHALVEDGQLLEQLMSSVGFCTEVEEDLIDAVTGLSGSGPAYAFMALDALADGGVKMGLPRRLAVRLGAQALLGAAKMLLDSEQHPCQLKDNVCSPGGATIHALHFLESGGFRSLLINAVEASCIRTRELQSMADQEKISPAALKKTLLDRVKLESPTVSTLTPSSPGKLLTRSLALGGKKD; translated from the exons ATGAGCGTGGGCATCATCGGAGCCGGCCAGCTGGCCTATGCTCTGGCGCGGGGCTTCACGGCCGCAG GTATCGTGTCGGCTCACAAGATAATAGCCAGCTCTCCGGAAATGAACCTGCCCACGGTGTCGGCCCTCAGG AAGATGGGTGTGAACCTGACACGCAGCAACAAGGAGACAGTGAAGCACAGCGACGTCCTGTTTCTGGCCGTGAAGCCACATATCATCCCCTTCATTCTGGATGAGATTGGGGCCGATGTACAAGCCAGACACATCGTGGTCTCCTGTGCGGCTGGTGTCACCATCAGCTCTGTGGAGAAG AAGCTGATGGCGTTCCAGCCAGCCCCCAAAGTGATTCGCTGCATGACCAACACACCTGTGGTAGTGCGGGAAGGCGCTACAGTGTACGCCATGGGCACCCATGCTCTGGTGGAGGATGGGCAGCTCCTGGAGCAACTCATGAGCAGCGTGGGCTTCTGCACTGAGGTGGAAGAGGACCTCATCGATGCCGTCACGGGGCTCAGTGGCAGCGGGCCTGCCTAT GCATTCATGGCTCTGGATGCATTGGCTGATGGTGGGGTGAAGATGGGTTTGCCACGGCGCCTGGCAGTCCGACTCGGGGCCCAGGCCTTGCTG GGAGCTGCCAAGATGCTGCTGGACTCAGAGCAGCATCCATGCCAGCTCAAGGACAATGTCTGCTCCCCTGGGGGAGCCACCATCCACGCCCTGCACTTTCTGGAGAGTGGGGGCTTCCGCTCTCTGCTCATCAATGCAGTTGAGGCCTCCTGTATCCGAACACG AGAGCTACAGTCCATGGCCGACCAAGAAAAGATCTCCCCAGCTGCCCTTAAGAAGACGCTCCTAGACAGAGTGAAGCTGGAATCCCCCACAGTCTCCACACTGACCCCCTCCAGCCCAGGGAAGCTCCTTACAAGAAGCCTGGCCCTGGGTGGCAAGAAGGACTAA